Proteins encoded within one genomic window of Setaria italica strain Yugu1 chromosome IV, Setaria_italica_v2.0, whole genome shotgun sequence:
- the LOC101754719 gene encoding F-box protein At2g26160 isoform X1, producing MAGRHRRRRRGGHLRQERSPLAPPPGDPSPMEPTTRREVAIPDRPSKKTCHASSSTSSSMSGPDVWAGLLDSLLLQIIALLSSFHDLLALIGTCHSWRAALSSLPPAFSFNFPPLHLQPDDPHPHRNYVKHSLLSNIKWQLVDPAKQTSSLRSSAPQNLRVRMRYLGCSYGYLIFYNFEQCLLVDVYSGATKKPPKLKSTGNHDIYYGFLVAPINSSNLHLLFFSKSSMFQWQVGSNSWSEHPLDVERILQIVFFKGEMFAMDLFGRLHRIRLAPQFSMQEIAVMWGEDMDAGLSCQQWLVACGDMLLLVDFSVSFEPFSDLPGTFKVFCLDFSVEPAKWVKMDNLGDNALFVSTDRRSPTFSCMSPERWGGKRNSIYVTNPSADCNEPWIAVELGQVVPSTTYSPEPILARGPGVRYHQPQSLWVLPSLVYGVGR from the exons ATGGccgggcgccaccgccgccgccgccgcggcggacatCTCCGGCAAGAACGGTCCCCGCTAGCGCCTCCTCCAGGAGATCCCTCGCCGATGGAACCCACGACTCGCAG GGAAGTTGCCATTCCAGATAGGCCCTCCAAGAAAACCTGCCATGCATCAAGCTCTACTTCCTCTTCCATGTCTGGCCCTGATGTCTGGGCAGGTCTCCTGGACAGCCTGCTTCTCCAAATAATTGCCCTCCTCAGCTCATTCCATGACCTCCTTGCTTTGATCGGTACCTGCCACTCATGGCGCGCTGCACTCTCTTCCCTCCCACCTGCATTTAGCTTCAACTTTccacccctccacctccaaccaGATGATCCTCATCCCCATCGCAATTATGTCAAGCACAGCCTTTTATCCAATATCAAGTGGCAGCTCGTTGATCCTGCAAAGCAAACCTCCTCCCTTCGCAGTTCAGCGCCCCAAAACCTTCGGGTCCGCATGCGGTATTTGGGCTGCTCATATGGTTATCTTATCTTCTACAATTTTGAGCAATGCCTCCTTGTTGATGTGTACAGTGGTGCTACCAAGAAGCCTCCCAAACTCAAATCTACCGGCAACCATGATATCTACTATGGATTCCTTGTAGCTCCCATCAACTCATCCAATTTGCACCTCCTCTTTTTCTCGAAATCATCAATGTTCCAGTGGCAGGTTGGATCAAACTCTTGGTCAGAGCACCCTCTTGATGTTGAACGCATCCTTCAGATCGTGTTCTTCAAAGGTGAGATGTTTGCCATGGACTTGTTTGGGAGGCTCCACAGAATACGTTTGGCACCTCAGTTCAGCATGCAGGAAATAGCAGTTATGTGGGGAGAGGACATGGATGCAGGCCTGAGTTGTCAGCAATGGTTGGTGGCCTGTGGTGACATGCTTCTCTTGGTTGACTTCTCAGTAAGCTTTGAACCCTTTTCTGACTTGCCTGGCACCTTTAAAGTCTTTTGCCTTGACTTTTCAGTTGAACCAGCTAAGTGGGTAAAGATGGATAATTTAGGAGACAATGCTCTCTTTGTTAGCACTGATAGGAGGAGTCCAACATTTTCATGCATGAGCCCTGAAAGAtggggaggaaaaagaaacagtATTTACGTCACCAACCCATCTGCAGATTGTAATGAACCTTGGATTGCGGTCGAGCTTGGTCAGGTGGTGCCGAGCACAACTTACAGTCCAGAACCCATCCTGGCACGCGGACCTGGTGTCCGTTACCACCAACCGCAAAGCCTCTGGGTGCTCCCCAGTTTGGTTTATGGCGTTGGGCGATGA
- the LOC101754719 gene encoding uncharacterized protein LOC101754719 isoform X2 — protein MAGRHRRRRRGGHLRQERSPLAPPPGDPSPMEPTTRREVAIPDRPSKKTCHASSSTSSSMSGPDVWAGLLDSLLLQIIALLSSFHDLLALIGTCHSWRAALSSLPPAFSFNFPPLHLQPDDPHPHRNYVKHSLLSNIKWQLVDPAKQTSSLRSSAPQNLRVRMRYLGCSYGYLIFYNFEQCLLVDVYSGATKKPPKLKSTGNHDIYYGFLVAPINSSNLHLLFFSKSSMFQWQVGSNSWSEHPLDVERILQIVFFKGEMFAMDLFGRLHRIRLAPQFSMQEIAVMWGEDMDAGLSCQQC, from the exons ATGGccgggcgccaccgccgccgccgccgcggcggacatCTCCGGCAAGAACGGTCCCCGCTAGCGCCTCCTCCAGGAGATCCCTCGCCGATGGAACCCACGACTCGCAG GGAAGTTGCCATTCCAGATAGGCCCTCCAAGAAAACCTGCCATGCATCAAGCTCTACTTCCTCTTCCATGTCTGGCCCTGATGTCTGGGCAGGTCTCCTGGACAGCCTGCTTCTCCAAATAATTGCCCTCCTCAGCTCATTCCATGACCTCCTTGCTTTGATCGGTACCTGCCACTCATGGCGCGCTGCACTCTCTTCCCTCCCACCTGCATTTAGCTTCAACTTTccacccctccacctccaaccaGATGATCCTCATCCCCATCGCAATTATGTCAAGCACAGCCTTTTATCCAATATCAAGTGGCAGCTCGTTGATCCTGCAAAGCAAACCTCCTCCCTTCGCAGTTCAGCGCCCCAAAACCTTCGGGTCCGCATGCGGTATTTGGGCTGCTCATATGGTTATCTTATCTTCTACAATTTTGAGCAATGCCTCCTTGTTGATGTGTACAGTGGTGCTACCAAGAAGCCTCCCAAACTCAAATCTACCGGCAACCATGATATCTACTATGGATTCCTTGTAGCTCCCATCAACTCATCCAATTTGCACCTCCTCTTTTTCTCGAAATCATCAATGTTCCAGTGGCAGGTTGGATCAAACTCTTGGTCAGAGCACCCTCTTGATGTTGAACGCATCCTTCAGATCGTGTTCTTCAAAGGTGAGATGTTTGCCATGGACTTGTTTGGGAGGCTCCACAGAATACGTTTGGCACCTCAGTTCAGCATGCAGGAAATAGCAGTTATGTGGGGAGAGGACATGGATGCAGGCCTGAGTTGTCAGCAATG TTGA
- the LOC101778796 gene encoding uncharacterized protein LOC101778796 encodes MAGRRRGRGHPRRQARPPLPPPPGEPLPLEPTNLREDAAGERTSKKPCHTSSSSSAAMCDPDVWADLLDSLLHHIIAVFSSFHDLLAFIGTCHSWRAALSSLPPAFSFNFPPLHLRPDMGDPHLHGSSVKHSLLSNCKWQLVDPAKRTSSLHRLAPRYLRGRMCYLGCSYGYFILSNLEQCLLVDVYSGATVRPPRLKFSGNHEIYYGILVAPINSPNSHLLLFSRSSMFQWQVGTSSWLEHTLDCERILQIVFFKGDMFAMDFLDRLHRIRLAHQLTVQEVPAVWEEDTVAGLIKINKPWLVVCGDMLLLVELSACRNAFFGYSATFKVFRLNFSVEPAKWVKVDNLGNNALFISFDRRNPTFSCMNPERWGGKSNCIYCAGASADSDEAWSVVELHQELPCTCTAVGCSYRSKPIPAPSVHSNELHSLWVLPSLVYGDGQ; translated from the exons ATGGCcgggcgacgccgcggccgcgggcatCCTCGACGGCAAGCACGGCCaccgcttccgccgccgccaggcgaACCCTTACCGCTGGAACCCACCAACCTCAG GGAAGATGCTGCTGGGGAGAGGACCTCTAAGAAACCCTGCCACACCTCAAGCTCTTCCTCTGCTGCCATGTGTGACCCTGATGTTTGGGCAGATCTTCTGGATAGCCTGCTTCACCACATAATTGCCGTGTTTAGCTCATTCCATGACCTCCTTGCTTTTATTGGCACCTGCCATTCTTGGCGTGCTGCGCTCTCTTCCCTTCCACCTGCATTTAGCTTCAACTTCCCACCTCTCCACCTCCGACCAGATATGGGTGATCCTCATCTCCACGGTAGCTCCGTCAAGCACAGCCTTCTATCCAATTGCAAGTGGCAGCTTGTTGATCCTGCAAAGCGAACCTCCTCCCTTCACCGTTTAGCGCCTCGATACCTTAGGGGCCGTATGTGCTACCTGGGCTGCTCATATGGTTATTTTATACTCTCGAATTTGGAGCAATGCCTCCTTGTTGATGTCTACAGTGGTGCTACCGTGAGGCCTCCCAGACTCAAATTCAGTGGCAACCATGAAATCTACTATGGAATCCTCGTAGCTCCCATCAACTCACCCAATTCGCATCTCCTCCTTTTCTCTAGATCATCCATGTTCCAGTGGCAAGTTGGAACAAGCTCCTGGCTGGAGCACACTCTTGATTGCGAGCGCATCCTTCAGATTGTGTTCTTCAAAGGTGACATGTTTGCTATGGATTTCCTTGACAGGCTCCATAGGATACGCTTGGCACATCAGCTCACCGTGCAGGAAGTGCCAGCTGTCTGGGAAGAGGACACAGTTGCTGGTCTAATAAAAATTAATAAACCATGGTTGGTGGTATGTGGTGACATGCTTCTCTTGGTTGAGCTCTCAGCCTGCAGGAATGCCTTCTTTGGCTACTCCGCCACCTTCAAAGTTTTTCGCCTTAACTTTTCAGTTGAACCAGCTAAGTGGGTAAAAGTGGATAATCTGGGAAATAATGCCCTCTTTATTAGCTTTGATAGGAGGAATCCAACATTTTCTTGTATGAACCCCGAAAGATGGGGAGGGAAGAGCAACTGTATTTACTGTGCCGGCGCGTCTGCAGACTCTGATGAAGCTTGGAGTGTGGTCGAGCTTCATCAGGAGCTACCTTGCACATGCACAGCAGTGGGCTGTTCATACAGATCAAAACCTATCCCGGCACCTAGTGTCCATAGCAATGAATTACATAGCCTTTGGGTGCTCCCCAGTTTGGTTTATGGCGATGGGCAGTGA
- the LOC101755400 gene encoding uncharacterized protein LOC101755400 → MSEQQPLPQPRSSMREALEKEDKEKAAAAAAKDKAAVPKNGGGGGGGNGGGKNGGGNGGNNGGGPPQSGEETAREIQVVREAYRRETAAPAYVIPEEPPAMVESVGWYLYGFCSYFITHLLLPVLFPAIITQVAFPSSDFTPDPKYTVKGAICSVHEMSMYQRLTRHSIAIDGSRLSPLGWSGLSWAIGILIVAPILTQTAHHLDRGQYQSLILIAATSFGSFFCLLTGFFKTVWVFLFYILFIAGSIIVAEAVHTRNLGLMIRGLAAHDSGKHLVLRRRAAASQLSLYCTAIGGIGAALMAAFMYHMLRRTDQLTGLWVVSIFSGLIWFIGICHGLFTNRPSSSSPATAFEPNFFTKLGYSMTLLRYPQAIGSLVAVFLSSFATMCIFTSGTLYAIGGVCIKPVLVLVLWILYFLFPLISLPLLHPIQIIIRADAVRMQLLGFIICLFVSGAGFYFKSHRWRAAHIIVIALVQSTANGILYSFGRILLLDASPPGKEGAFAVWYAFVRCTGAMIGYAAASAGPGRAGGSFAAAFLGSFLGIIVLIFGNVSNIGALKAAGHLKGMDDEKRMGGLGMEKGEGMGSAVADSGEGRGRV, encoded by the exons ATGTCGGAGCAGCAACCGTTGCCGCAGCCTCGGAGCAGCAtgcgggaggcgctggagaagGAGGACAAGGAgaaggccgccgcggcggcggccaaggacaAGGCGGCCGTCCCcaagaacggcggcggcggcggcggcggcaacggcggggGCAAGAACGGGGGCGGCAACGGCGGGAACAACGGCGGAGGGCCTCCCCAGTCCGGGGAGGAGACGGCCCGGGAGATTCAGGTCGTGAGGGAGGCGTACCGGCgcgagacggcggcgccggcgtacGTCATCCCCGAGGAGCCGCCGGCCATGGTGGAGTCGGTGGGCTGGTACCTCTACGGCTTCTGCTCCTACTTCATCACCCACCTGCTGCTGCCGGTCCTCTTCCCGGCCATCATCACCCAGGTCGCCTTCCCCTCCTCCGACTTCACGCCGGACCCCAAGTACACCGTCAAGGGCGCCATCTGCTCCGTCCATGAGATGTCCAT GTACCAAAGGCTTACTAGGCACTCCATCGCCATTGATGGATCGCGTTTGTCACCCTTGGGCTGGAGTGGTCTGTCATGGGCAATTGGCATCCTCATCGTGGCGCCGATCCTCACTCAGACTGCTCACCACCTTGACCGTGGCCAGTATCAGTCGCTCATCCTCATTGCTGCCACGTCCTTTGGGTCATTCTTCTGCCTGCTCACTGGTTTCTTCAAGACAGTCTGGGTGTTCCTCTTCTACATCCTCTTCATTGCAGGATCGATCATTGTTGCTGAGGCAGTGCATACCCGCAACCTTGGACTGATGATCCGTGGCCTTGCTGCTCATGACTCAGGCAAGCACCTTGTTctacgccgccgcgctgctgccAGCCAGCTCAGCCTGTACTGCACTGCCATTGGAGGCATTGGGGCAGCCCTCATGGCCGCATTCATGTACCACATGCTGCGGCGCACTGATCAGCTCACTGGCCTTTGGGTTGTCTCCATCTTCAGTGGCCTTATCTGGTTCATCGGCATCTGCCACGGTCTCTTCACAAACAGGCCCAGCAGCTCATCACCTGCCACGGCATTTGAGCCCAACTTCTTCACCAAGCTTGGCTACAGCATGACCCTTCTGCGCTACCCACAGGCCATTGGCAGCTTGGTTGCAGTGTTCCTGTCATCTTTCGCCACAATGTGCATCTTTACCAGTGGCACACTCTATGCTATTGGTGGTGTTTGCATCAAGCCGGTGCTTGTGCTCGTGCTGTGGATCCTTTACTTCCTGTTCCCCTTGATCTCGCTTCCACTTCTCCACCCAATCCAGATCATCATCCGTGCCGATGCTGTGCGCATGCAGCTGCTTGGGTTCATAATCTGCCTATTTGTGTCTGGTGCCGGGTTCTACTTCAAGAGCCACAGGTGGAGAGCTGCCCACATCATTGTTATCGCCCTTGTCCAGAGCACCGCCAACGGTATATTATACTCATTTGGCCGCATTCTGCTCCTTGATGCCTCACCGCCGGGGAAGGAGGGTGCATTTGCTGTCTGGTATGCATTTGTCCGCTGCACTGGTGCTATGATTGGCTATGCTGCTGCATCAGCTGGCCCTGGGCGTGCCGGAGGATCATTCGCTGCAGCATTCCTTGGGAGCTTCCTGGGCATCATAGTACTGATCTTCGGCAATGTCAGCAACATCGGGGCGCTGAAGGCTGCAGGGCACCTCAAGGGAATGGACGATGAGAAGAGGATGGGTGGTCTTGGCATGGAGAAAGGCGAGGGCATGGGCAGTGCTGTTGCGGATTCCGGCGAAGGCAGGGGGAGGGTATGA
- the LOC101756075 gene encoding ruBisCO large subunit-binding protein subunit beta, chloroplastic isoform X2 has product MASTFGATSTVGLMAAPTGKNVRLQRRANFRVKAAKELYFNKDGSAIKKLQTGVNKLADLVGVTLGPKGRNVVLESKYGSPKIVNDGVTVAREVELEDPVENIGAKLVRQAAAKTNDLAGDGTTTSVVLAQGLIAEGVKVVAAGANPVQITRGIEKTAKALVDELRKLSKEVEDSELADVAAVSAGNNYEIGNMIAEAMSKVGRKGVVTLEEGRSSENFLYVVEGMQFERGYISPYFVTDSEKMTAEYENCKLLLVDKKITNARDLINVLEEAIRGAYPILIIAEDIEQEALATLVVNKLRGSLKIAAIKAPGFGERKTQYLDDIAILTGATVIRDEVGLSLDKADKSVLGTAAKVVLTKESTTIVGDGTTQEEVTKRVAQIKNLIEVAEQEYEKEKLNERIAKLAGGVAVIQVGAQTETELKEKKLRVEDALNATKAAVEEGIVVGGGCTLLRLAAKVDAIKDTLENDEQKVGAEIVRRALSYPLKLIAKNAGVNGSVVTEKVLSNENFKYGYNAATGQYEDLMAAGIIDPTKVVRCCLEHAASVAKTFLTSDVVVVEIKEPEAAPLTNPMDNSGYGY; this is encoded by the exons ATGGCTTCCACATTCGGTGCCACTTCTACGGTTGGCCTTATGGCTGCTCCAACCGGTAAGAATGTGCGCCTTCAGAGGAGGGCTAACTTCAGAGTAAAAGCAGCTAAGGAGCTGTACTTCAACAAGGATGGCTCCGCTATCAAGAAGCTCCAG ACTGGAGTTAATAAGCTTGCAGACCTAGTTGGAGTTACACTGGGACCAAAGGGAAGGAATGTGGTTTTGGAGAGCAAGTATGGGTCTCCTAAGATTGTTAACGATGGTGTTACAGTTGCAAGAGAG GTTGAGCTGGAGGATCCAGTTGAAAACATTGGAGCTAAATTAGTCAGGCAAGCTGCAGCTAAGACCAATGATCTAGCTGGAGATGGGACAACTACTTCCGTGGTCCTTGCTCAGGGGCTGATTGCTGAGGGTGTTAAG GTTGTGGCAGCTGGTGCTAATCCTGTTCAGATTACCCGTGGTATCGAGAAAACAGCAAAAGCACTAGTTGATGAACTACGGAAGCTGTCAAAGGAGGTTGAAGATAGTGAGCTTGCAGATGTTGCCGCAGTCAGTGCCGGCAACAACTATGAAATTGGTAACATGATAGCAGAGGCTATGAGCAAGGTTGGTCGCAAGGGTGTGGTTACCCTTGAAGAGGGGAGGAGTTCTGAGAACTTTCTGTATGTTGTGGAGGGAATGCAATTTGAGCGTGGTTACATCTCTCCTTACTTTGTAACTGACAGTGAGAAAATGACCGCTGAGTATGAGAACTGCAAG CTGCTTTTGGTGGACAAAAAGATCACCAACGCAAGGGACCTTATCAATGTTTTGGAGGAAGCCATCAGAGGTGCATACCCAATCCTGATAATTGCTGAGGATATCGAGCAGGAGGCTCTTGCTACCCTTGTTGTTAACAAGCTTAGAGGATCATTGAAGATTGCTGCTATCAAAGCACCTGGTTTTGGAGAGCGCAAGACCCAGTACTTGGATGATATTGCCATCCTTACCGGAG CAACTGTAATCAGAGATGAAGTTGGGCTCTCACTTGACAAGGCGGACAAATCAGTCCTTGGAACAGCTGCAAAGGTCGTGCTTACCAAAGAGTCTACAACAATTGTTGGTGATGGCACCACCCAGGAAGAAGTTACTAAGAGGGTTGCACAAATAAAAAATCTCATTGAG GTAGCAGAACAGGAATATGAAAAGGAAAAGCTCAATGAGAGGATAGCAAAGCTTGCTGGTGGTGTTGCTGTCATTCAG GTGGGAGCACAAACAGAAACTGAACTAAAGGAGAAGAAGTTGAGAGTTGAGGATGCCCTAAATGCAACTAAG GCTGCCGTTGAGGAAGGTATTGTTGTTGGTGGAGGGTGCACTCTCTTGCGGCTTGCTGCTAAAGTTGATGCCATCAAGGACACACTGGAGAATGATGAGCAGAAG GTTGGAGCTGAAATAGTGAGGAGGGCCCTGAGCTACCCACTCAAATTGATTGCTAAAAACGCCGGTGTTAATGGCAGCGTTGTCACTGAGAAG GTTCTTTCTAATGAGAACTTCAAGTATGGTTACAATGCTGCTACCGGACAGTACGAGGACTTGATGGCTGCTGGTATCATTGACCCCACTAAG GTGGTGAGATGCTGCTTGGAGCACGCTGCGTCGGTGGCCAAGACCTTCCTCACATCGGACGTCGTGGTCGTCGAGATCAAGGAGCCTGAGGCAGCTCCCCTCACTAACCCGATGGACAACTCTG GCTACGGATACTGA
- the LOC101756075 gene encoding ruBisCO large subunit-binding protein subunit beta, chloroplastic isoform X1: MCPLQLFWHANLVPSAQADMASTFGATSTVGLMAAPTGKNVRLQRRANFRVKAAKELYFNKDGSAIKKLQTGVNKLADLVGVTLGPKGRNVVLESKYGSPKIVNDGVTVAREVELEDPVENIGAKLVRQAAAKTNDLAGDGTTTSVVLAQGLIAEGVKVVAAGANPVQITRGIEKTAKALVDELRKLSKEVEDSELADVAAVSAGNNYEIGNMIAEAMSKVGRKGVVTLEEGRSSENFLYVVEGMQFERGYISPYFVTDSEKMTAEYENCKLLLVDKKITNARDLINVLEEAIRGAYPILIIAEDIEQEALATLVVNKLRGSLKIAAIKAPGFGERKTQYLDDIAILTGATVIRDEVGLSLDKADKSVLGTAAKVVLTKESTTIVGDGTTQEEVTKRVAQIKNLIEVAEQEYEKEKLNERIAKLAGGVAVIQVGAQTETELKEKKLRVEDALNATKAAVEEGIVVGGGCTLLRLAAKVDAIKDTLENDEQKVGAEIVRRALSYPLKLIAKNAGVNGSVVTEKVLSNENFKYGYNAATGQYEDLMAAGIIDPTKVVRCCLEHAASVAKTFLTSDVVVVEIKEPEAAPLTNPMDNSGYGY, from the exons ATGTGTCCGCTCCAATTGTTTTGGCATGCTAATCTAGTTCCTTCTGCACAGGCAGATATGGCTTCCACATTCGGTGCCACTTCTACGGTTGGCCTTATGGCTGCTCCAACCGGTAAGAATGTGCGCCTTCAGAGGAGGGCTAACTTCAGAGTAAAAGCAGCTAAGGAGCTGTACTTCAACAAGGATGGCTCCGCTATCAAGAAGCTCCAG ACTGGAGTTAATAAGCTTGCAGACCTAGTTGGAGTTACACTGGGACCAAAGGGAAGGAATGTGGTTTTGGAGAGCAAGTATGGGTCTCCTAAGATTGTTAACGATGGTGTTACAGTTGCAAGAGAG GTTGAGCTGGAGGATCCAGTTGAAAACATTGGAGCTAAATTAGTCAGGCAAGCTGCAGCTAAGACCAATGATCTAGCTGGAGATGGGACAACTACTTCCGTGGTCCTTGCTCAGGGGCTGATTGCTGAGGGTGTTAAG GTTGTGGCAGCTGGTGCTAATCCTGTTCAGATTACCCGTGGTATCGAGAAAACAGCAAAAGCACTAGTTGATGAACTACGGAAGCTGTCAAAGGAGGTTGAAGATAGTGAGCTTGCAGATGTTGCCGCAGTCAGTGCCGGCAACAACTATGAAATTGGTAACATGATAGCAGAGGCTATGAGCAAGGTTGGTCGCAAGGGTGTGGTTACCCTTGAAGAGGGGAGGAGTTCTGAGAACTTTCTGTATGTTGTGGAGGGAATGCAATTTGAGCGTGGTTACATCTCTCCTTACTTTGTAACTGACAGTGAGAAAATGACCGCTGAGTATGAGAACTGCAAG CTGCTTTTGGTGGACAAAAAGATCACCAACGCAAGGGACCTTATCAATGTTTTGGAGGAAGCCATCAGAGGTGCATACCCAATCCTGATAATTGCTGAGGATATCGAGCAGGAGGCTCTTGCTACCCTTGTTGTTAACAAGCTTAGAGGATCATTGAAGATTGCTGCTATCAAAGCACCTGGTTTTGGAGAGCGCAAGACCCAGTACTTGGATGATATTGCCATCCTTACCGGAG CAACTGTAATCAGAGATGAAGTTGGGCTCTCACTTGACAAGGCGGACAAATCAGTCCTTGGAACAGCTGCAAAGGTCGTGCTTACCAAAGAGTCTACAACAATTGTTGGTGATGGCACCACCCAGGAAGAAGTTACTAAGAGGGTTGCACAAATAAAAAATCTCATTGAG GTAGCAGAACAGGAATATGAAAAGGAAAAGCTCAATGAGAGGATAGCAAAGCTTGCTGGTGGTGTTGCTGTCATTCAG GTGGGAGCACAAACAGAAACTGAACTAAAGGAGAAGAAGTTGAGAGTTGAGGATGCCCTAAATGCAACTAAG GCTGCCGTTGAGGAAGGTATTGTTGTTGGTGGAGGGTGCACTCTCTTGCGGCTTGCTGCTAAAGTTGATGCCATCAAGGACACACTGGAGAATGATGAGCAGAAG GTTGGAGCTGAAATAGTGAGGAGGGCCCTGAGCTACCCACTCAAATTGATTGCTAAAAACGCCGGTGTTAATGGCAGCGTTGTCACTGAGAAG GTTCTTTCTAATGAGAACTTCAAGTATGGTTACAATGCTGCTACCGGACAGTACGAGGACTTGATGGCTGCTGGTATCATTGACCCCACTAAG GTGGTGAGATGCTGCTTGGAGCACGCTGCGTCGGTGGCCAAGACCTTCCTCACATCGGACGTCGTGGTCGTCGAGATCAAGGAGCCTGAGGCAGCTCCCCTCACTAACCCGATGGACAACTCTG GCTACGGATACTGA
- the LOC111255655 gene encoding pentatricopeptide repeat-containing protein At1g08070, chloroplastic-like, whose translation MPMAQQPLHLPHSSKHATPTYHRRHGNPRADAVSPVSVSLRQGAPTDARGLRALIKALSASPAAAAANEAAAVHAHAAKLGLDRERTVRNGLIALYLARGDRTAAGALFHGFPDGRDVVSWTAMVTGHARLGFTDEAVALFLDMVGGDDCGVAVDAVAAAAGFAACAEAKDIALAREAHRRVAAAEVALDVVAWNALVDMYAKCGDVAAARRWFRAMPAGKTVVSWNTMISALARAGEHGEALALFREMQRAGVRPDDATLVAILGACAQLGALDTGRWVHAYMGRQLGRREAADGVVGNALLDMYAKCGAVDQAMAVFDAMERRDVYTYASMIMGLATHGRAEEALALFAAMRRAGVRPNGVALLGILSACCHAGRVDDGLRYLSDMARCYGVMPGIEHYGCAVDMLGRAGRLDEAEALVAAMPVPPDALVRGSLLAACRARGDVERAERVMRRMNDGGDSGDYVLMSNMYASRGRHGRAVRMRKQMRKSNVNKDPGCSVIEIDGVVHEFRAVPANSIS comes from the coding sequence ATGCCCATGGCGCAGCAGCCACTTCATCTCCCGCACAGCAGCAAACACGCGACTCCAACTTACCATCGCCGGCATGGAAATCCCAGGGCCGATGCTGTGTCGCCGGTGTCGGTATCGCTCCGGCAAGGCGCCCCGACCGACGCCCGCGGCCTCCGGGCGCTCATCAAGGCGCTGTCCGCgtcccccgccgctgccgcggccaacgaggcggcggcggtgcacgcCCACGCCGCCAAGCTGGGGCTGGACCGCGAGCGCACGGTCCGGAACGGACTCATCGCGCTCTACCTCGCCCGCGGCGACCGCACCGCCGCGGGGGCCCTGTTCCACGGGTTCCCCGACGGCCGGGACGTGGTTTCCTGGACGGCCATGGTTACCGGCCACGCTCGCCTGGGGTTCACCGACGAGGCCGTGGCGCTGTTCCTCGACATGGTGGGCGGCGATGACTGCGGCGTGGCCGTCGACgctgtggccgccgccgcggggttcGCGGCCTGCGCGGAGGCGAAGGACATCGCACTCGCCAGGGAGGCGCACCGCCGCGTCGCGGCCGCGGAGGTCGCGCTCGACGTCGTCGCGTGGAACGCGCTGGTGGACATGTACGCCAAGTGCGgcgacgtggcggcggcgcgtcggtgGTTCAGGGCGATGCCGGCGGGCAAGACCGTCGTGTCGTGGAACACGATGATCtcggcgctcgcccgcgccggcgagcaCGGCGAGGCGCTGGCTCTGTTCCGGGAGATGCAGCGCGCGGGGGTGCGCCCGGACGACGCGACGCTCGTCGCCATCCTCGGTGCGTGCGCTCAGCTCGGCGCGCTCGACACCGGCCGGTGGGTGCACGCGTACATGGGCAGGCAGCTGGGCCGCCGCGAGGCCGCCGACGGCGTCGTCGGCAACGCCCTGCTCGACATGTACGCCAAGTGCGGCGCGGTGGACCAGGCCATGGCGGTTTTCGACGCCATGGAGCGGCGCGACGTGTACACGTACGCGTCCATGATCATGGGGCTCGCGACGCACGGCCGCGccgaggaggccctggcgctgTTCGCGGCCATGCGGCGAGCCGGCGTGCGCCCGAACGGCGTGGCGCTCCTCGGCATCCTCTCCGCGTGCTGCCACGCCGGCCGCGTCGACGACGGCCTCCGGTACCTGAGCGATATGGCGCGGTGCTATGGCGTGATGCCCGGCATCGAACACTACGGCTGCGCCGTCGACATGCTCGGCCGCGCGGGGAggctggacgaggcggaggcgctCGTCGCGGCGATGCCCGTGCCACCCGACGCGCTCGTCCGGGGCTCCCTCCTCGCGGCGTGCCGGGCGCGCGGCGACGTCGAGCGAGCCGAGCGGGTGATGCGGCGCATGAACGACGGCGGCGACTCCGGGGACTACGTTCTCATGTCGAACATGTACGCGTCCAGGGGACGACACGGCAGGGCAGTGCGGATGAGGAAGCAGATGAGGAAGAGCAATGTGAACAAGGACCCCGGTTGCAGCGTCATCGAGATCGACGGCGTCGTGCACGAGTTCCGTGCTGTTCCGGCCAACTCCATCTCGTGA